From Arachis hypogaea cultivar Tifrunner chromosome 3, arahy.Tifrunner.gnm2.J5K5, whole genome shotgun sequence:
AAATACTAATTTATcttcatcaaaatattttaaaataaattatattttaattctaattatgtttagttattttattataagataaaGTTATGTCTTTAACCTATATTTTTGTCAAATAGGCAATTTTAGTCCATTAAttgtatttattttcaatttaatttcttttttattttttcaatttggcTCCTCCATCTAATTAACACAAAATGCTAATATGACACAAATGGTAACAATGTGCAACACATGTATTGCATTAAGTCAACATTTTTATCAGCTATTTAAAATGAGGCCaaattaagtgaaaaagaaaattaggaaAGATAATCTACATTTATATTTACGGGGTATAGTAGCACATATAAATGGGgaaaatatacatttaaatctTATTTGATTATCGGTCATTGAAAAGGTACAAAATCTGGAAAGGAAAACATGTTCCACATGCAAATCCCTCAACTCACAAGAATCAGTTTTATGTGCAGTAAACAACATGcagtctttttctctttctttcaatCTGTTGATCATCAAAGTAAATAATTCATTTCACTATTTCAATATCCTAttcaactatggtaattatgaagAAATATCTGCTTCTATTTCCCTTTACTAGTACACAGCGGCACAGATCGTGTTATTCttaggaagaaagaaaaagtacTAGGCATTTTAACAGGAAATCAAGTCAAATTAGAAGCAAGATGATCGACAGCGAAGAAATAACTTCCTACAATCATGAATGATGCAAGCCCAGAGCGAGCCATCCGCCACCGAAGACCACGGAACAATAGATTCCTGTCAGAAGGATGGATCCCGGTATATCTTTCAAACTTGTTTCCTGGCTGTTTCCACTTCAGGAGCCTTCTCTCCATTGAAACATACTGGAACACGACAAGTGAACTACTATCAGATTGGTTGGAATTTGGAAACCCATGAAACGGAGGTTTTATTTTACTTAACTAGATATTTTTCCATGTTAGACATGGCATTATAAAGAACCAAATGTCCTAATTCATCCtactaattatttaaataagcAGCCAGTGGTAGTGACAAGCTTGCCTTTGCAAGTCTGAATGAAAAATTACAACGATCCAAATGAGTTACTAATGACAACATGAAGAGAGAAGAGTACAGAGCCATGCTTAATTTAGCTAGTCAGAACTTGAACATTGTTCAAGACTTCAAGTATTTATGTTGTGCTTAAGGGAATGGGAGAGGCATGTCAGCATTGGTACTAAGGTTAGGAGGTAGTGGGTTCCCGTGCCTGTGCTGTTGCTATATCTTCATTAGTATTGAAAGTGCCAAAGTCACTATGCAGAAAAGAATCAAACAACTTATGGCTTGTTCTGATTTCTGCTAATGCATCAACATGTTATTAAAGAGTAAACAAAAGAAGAAGTTCATAATTCACAAGATACATTTTCTATAACAAGCAAAACATACCTTTGGTAGCACAGTGCACTGTGATCTAGTTCTTGTAGTATCAAAGGCATGAGAAGCCGCAGCAGCAACTGAAGCTGACAATCCAGCAGCAATACTAACAAATAAAGGAGACAATGGACCAACTTCTTCATCTGACCTGAGTCAAGAGAAGCACATTTGAACAAAAAGGGCAACTAGActaaagtcaaaaataaaaaagatgcaTTGGACATAAATGTGAAATCAACTAAACCTATTTAGAAGTAATTAAAAGTAGGAATCAAGACAATAACTTAAATACCATCAGCTGCAGGTTGTAAATTCCAAAATCAATATTTTTCACAAAGCTGATATTTTTCATAAAACCAAACACAACTATCACCTTAGCAGTATAAAAAATACGAAGAAAAAAATAGGTgttaaaaataatcattttattgACGATCAAGAGATAAACCTGGGCGGAGGATCCATCCCTACAGCCTTCCAATCAAGCATTGCTTGATGCAGAAACTGCCAGCTTGAGAAAAATACACCACCAAACACAGAATCTCGAGCAATTCCCGAACGAAGACCTCTCCATAATGCGCCCCATCCTTCCAATGATATAATATCAGATGGCCTTCTGACATTGCAAACTGATGGTGGCTTCCCAGATCCTGTCATCATCCAAGGATACTCCAGCAGTGCACTTGTCACATTAGTATTTTTGGTAGATAGGGTAGAGATGAGACCGACATATTGGTTCAAGGATCTCTTGTCAGGATAACAGCCACTCAGTAATCTTGAAATTAAAGGTGGTTGGGCTCCCTTGTCCAAAGCAAAAGTAGAGTTCGGAATGTATGAAGCTGAGGAAACCTGTTCACGAAGCTTGATAAGTTCAAATGGAGAGCTTATCAAAGCCTCTACAGCACCAGCTGCCATTCCAGCCAAAAGAGCATCAGAAGCAGAGACATAATTATCTTCCAGCCCATCTGCCAAAAATGTAATTGAGCACCAAAATCATTCTC
This genomic window contains:
- the LOC112734472 gene encoding mitochondrial arginine transporter BAC2 isoform X2; the protein is MDDLSKSQMFVIHGVAAVGSVAFASALTYPLDTMKVLTQVASSSGKQLNAAELLLRILTLSGNSGLFSGYGSLALGRTLGLGARFGVYEIITAFYKDGLEDNYVSASDALLAGMAAGAVEALISSPFELIKLREQVSSASYIPNSTFALDKGAQPPLISRLLSGCYPDKRSLNQYVGLISTLSTKNTNVTSALLEYPWMMTGSGKPPSVCNVRRPSDIISLEGWGALWRGLRSGIARDSVFGGVFFSSWQFLHQAMLDWKAVGMDPPPRSDEEVGPLSPLFVSIAAGLSASVAAAASHAFDTTRTRSQCTVLPKYVSMERRLLKWKQPGNKFERYTGIHPSDRNLLFRGLRWRMARSGLASFMIVGSYFFAVDHLASNLT
- the LOC112734472 gene encoding mitochondrial arginine transporter BAC2 isoform X1 → MDDLSKSQMFVIHGVAAVGSVAFASALTYPLDTMKVLTQVASSSGKQLNAAELLLRILTLSGNSGISGLFSGYGSLALGRTLGLGARFGVYEIITAFYKDGLEDNYVSASDALLAGMAAGAVEALISSPFELIKLREQVSSASYIPNSTFALDKGAQPPLISRLLSGCYPDKRSLNQYVGLISTLSTKNTNVTSALLEYPWMMTGSGKPPSVCNVRRPSDIISLEGWGALWRGLRSGIARDSVFGGVFFSSWQFLHQAMLDWKAVGMDPPPRSDEEVGPLSPLFVSIAAGLSASVAAAASHAFDTTRTRSQCTVLPKYVSMERRLLKWKQPGNKFERYTGIHPSDRNLLFRGLRWRMARSGLASFMIVGSYFFAVDHLASNLT
- the LOC112734472 gene encoding mitochondrial arginine transporter BAC2 isoform X4, with translation MDDLSKSQMFVIHGVAAVGSVAFASALTYPLDTMKVLTQVASSSGKQLNAAELLLRILTLSGNSGLFSGYGSLALGRTLGLGARFGVYEIITAFYKDGLEDNYVSASDALLAGMAAGAVEALISSPFELIKLREQVSSASYIPNSTFALDKGAQPPLISRLLSGCYPDKRSLNQYVGLISTLSTKNTNVTSALLEYPWMMTGSGKPPSVCNVRRPSDIISLEGWGALWRGLRSGIARDSVFGGVFFSSWQFLHQAMLDWKAVGMDPPPRSDEEVGPLSPLFVSIAAGLSASVAAAASHAFDTTRTRSQCTVLPKKSEQAISCLILFCIVTLALSILMKI
- the LOC112734472 gene encoding mitochondrial arginine transporter BAC2 isoform X3 — protein: MDDLSKSQMFVIHGVAAVGSVAFASALTYPLDTMKVLTQVASSSGKQLNAAELLLRILTLSGNSGISGLFSGYGSLALGRTLGLGARFGVYEIITAFYKDGLEDNYVSASDALLAGMAAGAVEALISSPFELIKLREQVSSASYIPNSTFALDKGAQPPLISRLLSGCYPDKRSLNQYVGLISTLSTKNTNVTSALLEYPWMMTGSGKPPSVCNVRRPSDIISLEGWGALWRGLRSGIARDSVFGGVFFSSWQFLHQAMLDWKAVGMDPPPRSDEEVGPLSPLFVSIAAGLSASVAAAASHAFDTTRTRSQCTVLPKKSEQAISCLILFCIVTLALSILMKI